The genomic window TACTCCAGTACGTCGCCATATCTCTTCATTTTCTGTGTCTCTTCATTTTCTGTATCTCTTCAGTTCTTTCTCCCTCGATCCCTCAGGATCAGTCCAAGCATCGATCCATCCATTTACCTTTGTGTTACTCTTAGATTTTCTGCCgttttcttcattaaaattaGGGTTTTTGCGCTATAGGTCAGAACCGGCAATACTCACTGGCTAACTGATTTTCTTTTCAAGTGAATTAAGATATTTCCTTTGAGGATATCCTTTATTTTTCCATATGCCGTGCATTTTAGGGTAATTCCTCTGTTTAGTTCGCAGGTTTGGTTCTTTCGTTATTATCTAATTTCATGACACATATGCATACTTGTCAACCAATTCTaatttgttgttattaatttatatttaatcacTGGAAACCATGATTTTGGTCTTTTTAATAAGGTTAGTACAGATTCTTCTACGATCTTTTTTATTGAGTTCTTGGAGCCTGTCTTTCGCCACTCCCAGGTTGCCTGAAAAAATAACGATATCATCCGCGAAGCGTAGATCATTGAGTCTCTCCCCATCATTGCATATTCCTTTTTGTTGCCATGTAAACCTCTTAAATGCATACTCGTGGACAGTCATAACTGCTTTAACGACATGGTGTCACCTTGCCTAACTCTCCTTTCCATTTTGATCTTGTTGGTTGTAGGGTATGCATTTACAGTTGTATAATATATACAGTGAACggcaaaaatattgaacaaattcaataaaaaatgaatgaaaacGTATTTGGAAAAAGGCTCGCACACATCGATTAATATTTCTGGTTGCGCATtttattcaacaaaaattttgtatacaggTGTCTCATGTAGCCGTAGTCAATACAAACTTTCTTATTAATTAACACCCTATATGtgattatatttttggattttacacaaaattgtaaatattttgatgtatcacatgctATATACGCGGAtttgaaaattgctgtttttatgAACTTAAAAGCccctaaaaatagaaaaaaattgatttcacTTTTCTATTCTTAcctatttgttctttttttctggaaatataaaaaatatgagacatgtcaaaaaatatggaacaaatacacttaaaattgtttaagtatctaataataaaacaagCATTACTTAAGTTATAAAAGGTATATTGCCATGGTAAGTAAATTGTCAAATATGACTTGTGTCAGTgcgtatttaaagtaaataaggtACTTTCAAATGAAACtcattgaaattttaatttttactggaTACGGAGTTAAACAAAGAAGTCAAAAAGAagtttgtaatttgtttaatgtaaaatatcCAGAAGGCCCATTGCATGAACTAcagtaagtaaaattaaaagaaaatttagagAACCACGGAAAAATCGTGAAAAATCGTATATTTCCAGGTCGTcccaaaattattgaaaatacaagATTCAATATTTGATTAGAAATGGAAGATAATTCCCATATTTCGACTTCTGAAGTCTTAAATAATGTTGTTAGCCAACGAACAACTTTGCGTGTATTGAATAAAGAAAAGTATAATCCATAAAAACTTAGATTACTGCGTGAGCTAAACGATGATAATCCTGATCGCAAACTGAATTTAGAAATATGTAACTTAAATCCATTGTTCCATCGGCAGATACTATTTAGTGATGAAGCCACGTTTTGCTTAAATAGTATAGTTAATAAGCACAATTTTAGGTATTGGAGCATGAATAATCCCCATTGGAAAAGAGAAAATCATACACAGCatccacaaaaattaaatgtttgggcaggactgttaaataataaaattattggatctttttttttcgatcaaACTCGTATCGGAGgctgatatttaaaatttctttaaaataacttCATTCCAGCTCTTGCAATTTCTATTCCAAATCCGAATCAGCTTAATATGCCAAATAGATctatttggtttcaacaggatggtgccTCACCCCATTTTGCTCGTCAGGTACGCGAATATTTGAATGCGGTATGTCCCGGACAGTGGGTTGGTAGGAGGGGTCCTACGAAATGTGCTGCAAGATTCACAGATCTCACACATTTGGATTTTAATTCAAaagtttatatatttgtattgtatttaaagtcaaaagtttataaagagaAACCGCACAATTTAGATGATAGATTAGTCAAATTAATGAAAAGATTCTTAGCAATGTTTTGAATAGGTTTTTAAATAGACTAGCATTTTGCCACAAAGTGAATAGTGGgcattttgaacacttaataaaatacttaaaatatttaattcgttGAGTTTGATTTATAGTTTTAcgtacattgatttttttttacatttatcatattttttatgttttgagaAAAGAggaattaaaaagtaagaatagCAAAATGAAATTCATTTTGTTCTATTCTTAGTAGAATAAGTATTAGAtgcttttaaattcataaaaacagtaattttcAAAACCGCGTGTCTAAGAAAcaatagaataaaattatggtatatgatacatcaaaatgtttataattttgtgtagaattcaaaaatgtaatcACAAACCtggtattctatttaaaataagaaagtttgtATTGACCACGGATACATAAGACACcctatatacaaaatttttgttgaaaaaaatgcgcaatcaaaaatattaattgaaatgtgcgagcgttttttcgaacacgcttttgtttgttttttaatgaatttgtcCCATATTTTTGCCGttcactgtatttttttatacatttattaataattatttcgcaATATAGGTAGTCGACTCTACAAACAATGCTCTACTCAATTAAAAGCCTTTTTAAAGACATCAAATTTCAATGCTACGAGTCGGTTATATTCATATGACCTTGTCTACCAAGGTTTTTAAGCACTGCAGGTGGTTGTTGATACCGTCCTTCAAGTGGAAACCAGCTTGCTTTCAGCTGAGGTGTTCCTCGAACTCCCATTTATCATTTGGGCGTGTCCATGTCTtcgttcgtttttttttaaccattttctGTCGTTTATAGCCATTCGATGTTGGCTTGATGTTGCAAATCTATTGAGGACGTAGCACATGAGGACAAAACACATACATCCTAAAATATATGTGTGTTGTCAGTTACATCTGCGGTAGTGTTTCCTATAGAGGAAGCTGTTCATTAGAAATAGATTTATTTgtaacagaaaatttaaaagagtgTTTCCACGATTATTTCGCCCTGTACTACAAAAACTACCAAGAGCCGTTTTTGATAGGTTCGTTATAGGCGCATATACAGGTAAAATGTGTAGGATTGTTTGAGAGAACTGCACCTAAGTTATCCTAAAAAAGTTCTACTTCCTCGTCTGTACGCTCCGTTGCTGGAGTATAGACTTGAAAAACTTTTACTCTGGTGGAAATTGATTAGACCATTCTAAGATTTCCCACTACCTTATGGTTTATGACGAACGCAACATCTTCCACTGACTCATGTTGTTATTCGTGGTAGTAAAATAAGTAACCGGATTTTAGGGTCTTAAGACCTTCACACCTTGCCTTCTGACCTCACCAACTCCTACAGTACGCCAtcttatattttctaatttgctTTCCACTTCAATAAGACTTTCATCTGAATTAGAGTTCTAGTGTTTTAGTGATTATCAAAAATGATATTAATGAATTACAATAATGGTAATAAGCCCTTATTCGTCTGGAGTTGAGTACgtattaaggattttttaatcTATCCAATTTCacaatcttaaatatttttgcaattctAACTCAGATATCTCCAATAATctccaataaaatttaattatcatatatttatttattaatgaaattctgAACCGAAAAcaagtaagaaaaattaatcGATTCCTAGCGGTCCTTCGTGTCAAGGAtcgaaaattattattctcattATTACGATCGCCAAATTCtatttacttatatattttaatgtaaaaaaaaacatcaacttGGTTATtcctaatatattttattaataaaaatccttAACCTAATTAACAATGGATATTTGCAAAATCTCTCAGCACCTCAGTCGTTTGTTCAGAGATCTCATTCCAGGAACGCTCGATATCCTCCTTCCTAGTAAACCTACTGCACACCACAAATCTAAACAATAActcacttttataataatacggcataataaaaatattctttctgGCTGCGAGCCTCTTTAGCACCTCTTTAGTGACACAATCATTTTGGAGCAACTTAAAACAAACCACGCCTAAGTTCGAAATGACTACTTGGAAACGCTGGTCCGCGTTTACCAAATGTTCCAAATACTTCGCCATATAAATTTGATGTCTTACATGCTCTTGAATACCTTTCACACCATAAATCCTGATCACAAACCACAGTTTTAGTGCCCTAAATCTTCTTACGTCAGGGATTTGCATGTTTTCCACTTCTGGTATGAATTTTGGTACTTTTAATGACGCCTTAGTTTTAAAAGCTTCTTCCACGTAGCGGCAATTTCTGAACCACATTGCTGAGCAATCTCCATTGGTAAGCATCCATTTATGAGGATTAAAATTAAACGAGTCAACTCGCTCGATACCCTTTGAAAGATATCGGTATTCCGGACATGCTAGTACTGTACCAGCGTAGGCCGCATCCACATGCAACCACATTTTCTCTTGAGCACAAATTAAGCCTATTTCAGCAATGTTGTCCATGGCACAAGTACCTGTGGTACCTAACGAAGCCACGACGCAAAACGGAATCAGGCCATTCAGCTTATCTTTTTCGATGGCGTTTTTTAAAGTTTCGCCTCTGAGGCTTCCCTCAGAATCTGGTTGTAGTAGACGCATTTTTACAGAGGCGATTAGGCCGGATTTTTCTACTGAAGAGTTTGATTCAGTGGAAGTATACGCCACCAGTTTACCTCGGATGTCAGAGTCCGTCATTGGGGTGGCTTCTTGATGCAGTTGCTCGATTTTTTTGTGGCTTCCTGAGAGAATACCCACAAGAGTTGAATCGCTAGCAGcattctaaaattataaaaaatgtctcattaataaaaagtcaaaaatcatCGTAAGGTGTGACATTTTTGAGGTTAGAAAACGTCTTAATGTTTTATAGGCAACATAAAGCTTAAGAGgctgtataaaaatattgtgtAATGCTAAAGCGGATTGATCATGATTGTTGTTGTAGtcgtaaattattttgataaaaatttagaaGCTATCATGGGTTTTTGAGGAGGGTATTCGGATTCGGctacaaagtaaaataaaataaatatattggtGAGTGACTCTATAACAGAAAACGTGAAAAagtattgcaaaaataaaatacagccaagaacaaaatataaaactgATTTCTGAAGAAGACCTGGAACCATACTGGatcaaattaaatacaaatgaaaaaatatctgTTATTTTCTCTGCTTAAAAGAgagttattttataaattcaacAGATATTGGCGGAGGTGAGAAAGTAGCAGGGTAGAGTGGTCTATGTGATGTAGAATCATATTTCtagaatttttttcacaaagaTCCGTGATCTTAAAAGATACGAGGACTCAATTGCAAAGATAATCATCAAGATTTGTGAGTTCTGTGAAATAGGTTGTTTTCTAATGGATGATATAAACACTaaacaaaagcaaaattttGAGTTAATAAGTTAACGGCATccagaaacaaatattttcactttCTATAGGTAAGTTGAATCAAGGATCAAATGAGATTAGTGGAAAAGGATAAGATGAGCGatgaagaaaatacaaaaaaatataaaggataTATATGGGTTGTAATAATGCTAGAGTGATTAAATAAATGTCACAAACATTAAAACTAGCATCTGTACAACAGTTAGTAAAAGCTCTATTGAGCCAAGAATAAATACTGAAAGggaaaagttattaaaaagaaatcgacttctggaaaaatattttcttaaaatagggAGTAAGTGAGTTAGTTATTAACTGTTTAGCTtctaattattttgataaataagaaaaattaattcttacgATGTTTAGCTTAGTTAAAAACACAGTAATCTAGAAAGCGAACATGTTAATTATCGTGCATCACCTATTTATCAtgatttgtttgtatttacCTTACAAAGACCAAAGAAGAGATGGTATAGAAGTCAAGCATTAAGGCATTTAGGATTTGTGCCAGTTTTTTCTTGTACTAAATAAAGTGTGTCAATGATTAACTGAATAAATGAGACACAATCAGCAGATTATTCAAAAAGCTAAAAAGCTGTTAAAGCTAAAAAGATATATGAAAGAAAAGTCGAAAATGTCgtaatgttttaacaatttttaaattaagtcagTCATAGTCATCTGTTAcgaaaacttcaattttttgaaaatatactgTGTTAACAGAGCttttttctacatctaaaaTACCATTTCAAAATCTTCTCGAGAATGGAGAATTCTTCAATAATCCAAGAAATAAAAACACCTAAGCCACTTATGATTTGCTTTTAAAGTTTTAGAGTGTATTTTATATGCAACCTCCAAGAATACTCGATATTCGGAAACCTGAAGACTTTTATTTAAAGGTCCTTGTACTCATGTATTtgaatttgtatttaattaaaagtccGATTACTAGTGGAAGACCACAACTCGCAAGTATAGGATAAAAAGCTTGCCTCAATTGCTCACTTTTTCCcctaaaaagttattatcaataattattttaattgatttgcagtgATTCCAGGTGTCCGgtaagaaaatgtgattttatttattacgcctatttttttgtatcgtcaatttttagtctgtaataaaatcaaattcagttggttTCATTTAAGATGTTtcacctttcaaatatttaatttttaacttggttgttgatacatattttaaaatgtctagCCTCTTATTTCCTTtcgacaattaaaaaattaattaaaattttcaggtAAGTATCCTTCATGTATGAATGGTTCGGATACATAGTAAtagaacatttttcaattttcttcagTCCCCATtataagaaaaacatggagagagatatgcaatgtaaattttattgactttgagctataaaatttgttctgatcagttctctctCAGTTTATTTGGTATTGCAgatagatatattgtttttttagataatactctgttatagaattttatgtatgtatttttttgctctttatgGCTGGGTCTAGCatgttgtttttaaatcatttttagtaatatagaTTATGTATTCTATTCTAGTGTATCTATTCTATTTAACTTGTGTAGGTTTAGTACATGGATGTTATTACTTATGTCATTATTCTTATCATCTAAGTATTATCCGAATAGATTATCTTAATTGTCTGCTAGGTGAACTAGatactttataaaatgttttttttcgggTCACAATGTTGAAGACTAGAACTGCTagatttattgttaatatattattatcttcTATAGAATCTGTTTGTGTTTGTAAAtagggatattattaacctaatggtaATGTCTTTACACGTAtgataagaaaaaaacacaaaaatcttCACAATATTTTCTAATCTATTTGGGTTGGcatagttcagtgctaacaaaatacttttaaacattttagattaattctaattcatataatatctgttataatgaattattgtatattatgaatataattttaattttaattttatgttatattatacatttttaaataattaggtttcagaaaaattaaataataaatgtattaaagaaaaacattgtttaatttccattttgaaattggtgatatgttgtacactattgttaacCGATTATTGGAGtacattaactcatttagatatgtatgtgaaataaagctaaagaattctattttatcctgatcaatatctgatgctaacacctaatcaaaagtaacatttatgATTAGGTGTTTGCTATGGATATTgcgattaaataataacatgaaATTTCTTAAGAAATGAAATGTGAATTTTCCCGCCCCAATTTgaccacgcctttctaccattttgattggtccaattagttACGTttactgtcaagttagttacaatagTTTCCGTTGTCAAGAAAGAGGGCGCTAacagatttgtcagaagaatttcttcacttctctatatatttgttttcTGTGGCTACCAGAAATGGTGTTTGATATATCCGGTTAACACACAACAGAAAGATCCTTAAGAGTGAACGGCATTGGCAACGGGGCCCTGAAACTCAGCCCTCCATCGAAGCCGCCAGACCTGGCAACAATAATTAATGTGGTACGAAAACTGTGTCACTTTCCCTCCGCGTGGAAGGATTCGAATATCTTCCTAATACTCAAAAAGAGTGAATCACCCACAGTACGATCGAGATGGCACATGGGTGTTTCTGAGTATCCgacttatatttaata from Anthonomus grandis grandis chromosome 13, icAntGran1.3, whole genome shotgun sequence includes these protein-coding regions:
- the LOC126743569 gene encoding 3,4-dihydroxyphenylacetaldehyde synthase-like — protein: MNIQEFKEFACASIDYIADYCENIRDIPVLPKVEPGYLSQQLPKRAPEKGEPWQSVLEDVNKSILPGLTQWHSPYFHAYFPTGQSYAAIIGELFMAGIGAVATNWESSPAVVELEIRVMDWLAKILGLPEEFLNCSEGPGGGLIQNAASDSTLVGILSGSHKKIEQLHQEATPMTDSDIRGKLVAYTSTESNSSVEKSGLIASVKMRLLQPDSEGSLRGETLKNAIEKDKLNGLIPFCVVASLGTTGTCAMDNIAEIGLICAQEKMWLHVDAAYAGTVLACPEYRYLSKGIERVDSFNFNPHKWMLTNGDCSAMWFRNCRYVEEAFKTKASLKVPKFIPEVENMQIPDVRRFRALKLWFVIRIYGVKGIQEHVRHQIYMAKYLEHLVNADQRFQVVISNLGVVCFKLLQNDCVTKEVLKRLAARKNIFIMPYYYKSELLFRFVVCSRFTRKEDIERSWNEISEQTTEVLRDFANIHC